One Ensifer adhaerens genomic window, TCGACGCGACACTGGTGACCAAGGACAATGCCAAGGACTTCTACTTCCCGGATTCGCCGTTCTGATCCGGAAGTAAAGCCAAGGTGCGGCCCGCAACTGATGCGGGCCGCAATCAACGCCAGGTGCGTGCAGCCTGGCCCGGCCCACCCGGAAATCCTGGTTGTCCTGAGCCTCGGATGGCTCCGGCGAAGGCTTCCGATCGTCCGGAAAAGCATTCCAATGGAGGAGACGAGACATGAAGACGATCAAGGGGCCAGGGCTCTTTCTTGCGCAATTTGCCGGCGATGCGGCGCCGTTCAACTCCTGGGATGCGATCACCAAATGGGCGGCCGACTGCGGCTACAAGGGTGTGCAGGTTCCAAGCTGGGATGCACGGCTGATCGATCTCAGACAAGCCGCGACCTCCAAGACCTATTGCGATGAGTTTGCGGGTACTGCGCGCGACAACGGCGTCGAAGTGACCGAGCTTTCGACCCATCTGCAGGGCCAGCTGGTCGCCGTGCATCCGGCCTATGACGAAGCCTTCGATGGTTTCGCGGCACCCGAGGTGCGCGGCAATCCCAAGGCGCGGCAGGCCTGGGCGGTGGAGCAGGTGAAGCTGGCGCTGACCGCCTCGAAGAACCTCGGGCTGAACGCGATGGCGAGCTTCTCTGGCGCGCTTGCCTGGCCCTTCGTCTATCCCTGGCCGCAGCGGCCGGCCGGCCTTGTCGAGACCGCCTTTGACGAACTGGCGAAGCGCTGGAAGCCGATCCTCGATCATGCCGAGGAGAACGGCGTCGACATCTGCTACGAAATCCATCCGGGCGAAGACCTGCACGACGGCATCACCTACGAGATGTTCCTGGAGCGCACCGGCAACCATGCCCGCGCCTGCATGCTCTACGACCCCTCGCACTATGTGCTGCAGTGCCTCGACTATCTCGACAACATCGACATCTACAAGGATCGCATCCGGATGTTCCACGTCAAGGATGCCGAGTTCAATCCGACCGGGCGCCAGGGCGTCTATGGCGGCTACCAGGGCTGGGTCAACCGGGCCGGGCGCTTCCGGTCATTGGGTGATGGCCAGGTGGATTTCGGTGCGGTGTTCTCGAAGATGGCCGCCAATGATTTCTCCGGCTGGGCCGTGGTCGAGTGGGAATGCGCGCTGAAACATCCGGAAGATGGTGCGTGCGAGGGTGCCGACTTCGTCAAGCACCACATCATCCGCGTCACCGAAAAAGCCTTTGACGACTTTGCCGGTGGCGGCACCGACGAGGCGGCCAACCGGCGCATGCTGGGTATCTGACTGTCCTCGTCGGCGGCAAGTCGTACGAACGCGCTCTGCTCTTGATAGGCCGCCCGCGGTTAGGGGCGGTTGGCGACGAGACGTCCGGCCGTCCACTCAAATGGTGCGGGAACCCCACAGCGATAACCTTACACCCAAAGTGAGTTACTGCCGCGGTGCGTCGGTTCACCGAGACCTTGACCGACCCTCGTCCTTGAGCCAGCGGTGCATCTCTTCGGGGGTTGCCTTGCCGGCCCGTGGGCCGTGAATGGTGACGGAGCGGGAGGCGGCCGCGACGGAGAAGTCCAGTGCTTCTTCGATCGTATGGCCTTGCGACAGGCACCACGTCAACGTGCCGCCGAAGGTATCGCCGGCGCCGGTGACGTCAACGACGTCGACCGGGAACCCAGGTACGCGGAGGATCGTGTCGCCATTGCGGGCCTCGGCGCCCTCTGCGGCGAGGGTGCGCACGACCCAGTCGATCTCGTGCTGCTGCATCCAGTCGCCGATCATCATGATTTCGTCGTGGCCGAAAGCTGCACGGAAGCCGACCTGGTTGAAGATAACGACCGCAGCACCGGTCAGATACGGCATATCCTCCAGCGTGCAGCCGCCGACGTCGAGATCGAAGATCACGCGGCGGCCGTGCTGGCGCAGATCGGCAAGAAGGTTGGCCTGCTTGACGACGCCTTGATCCGTTCGCGCATGGAGACGACGGACACGGTATAGCGTGGTGTAGAGAAAGCCTGGTTGACGCAGCTCATCGAGAGCAGCAGGGGCAAGCCACATCGGCTGCTCGCCCATCTCGACCGTCAGAACGACATGTTCGCCGTCAACGAGGAAGATGAGATTGCGCGATTCCGGAATGGCGGGATCGATCAGCATGTGATCGACGCCGACGCCGTTTTCCTTCAAATCGGCAATCAATCGTTGCGACAGGGGACTGTCGTTGAGGAGCGAGATGAACTGTGTCTTGCCGCCGAGCCCCGCATGTACGACTGCGGCGTTCGCGATGGAACCGCCCGCTTCGGCTGGAAGCTCCTTGACCATCCCCTTGTCGGCCCGGCCCGGCCAGCGATCGGCGGTGTAATACTCGTCGAGCGCGACGTCGCCGATGAAGAAGCTTGTCATGCCACCGGTCCTTCGCTTTGAGCGGCTTGCACCCGCTTCGGACCACCGGCAACCGGAACCCAAGGGCTCTCGCCGAGGCCGCAAACGGCCATCCAGTAATAGGGTGTTGGACCGGAGACGCCCCGGCAGGCATCGTGCCAGACATTACGGTTCATCACCACGGCCTGTCCGGGCCCGACCACGAAGGCTTCGATATCATCACGATGCGGCGCGTCGGCATCCGAGGCCGGCGCGACCGCGAGAACAACGGGTTGGGCGAGACAGAAGATTGCCTCCTCGGTCAGCGGGTGCCGCTCCATCGCACTGCAATTCCAGGGCGCGCTTCCGCCACGGGTGACGCCGAGATGGCCGTGGCCATCGATCAACGGCGTTCTCGTGAAGCCATCGCGCCAGCCATCGCCGACGGTCCAGATCGCCTTGGGGTCGGCGTCGCCGGTCAGGTCGTAGAGCCTGCCGTACCGTGAAAAATTCTCGGCCGTCACTGGCCGAGCCAAAACAGTGTCAGCGGTGCTCACGCGTCGCTCCTGATTGCGCGCACGACACGCATCAGCCCGGCGACATGGGCTACTTCAACGCGGCCGGTGTCCTTGTGGTCGTGCTTGAACCAGCTGCCGACGACGGCGCCATCGGCCTTCGCCAACTGCTTGGCGGCATTGGCTTCGGTGAGGCCAGCGCCGATCAGAAGCGGCGTCGCACCGCCGGTTGCTGCGCGGAAGCGCGCGACCTTGTCCAGGTCGGTCGGCTGGCCGGTGGCGTCCGACGTGACGACCAGACCGTCGCAGCGCGATGCACCGATGCGGACATCTTCCGACTCCGGCCTACCGGACAGCACCGGCTGGTACTTGAAACGCACGCCACCGAGCAGCAACGCCGAAACGTCCTCCCGGCGCGCCGCGAGTTCGGTCGCAAAGGGTTCGTCCGCATCTAGCGGCAGGTGCCCGGCGACGGAATCCACCTGGATGAAGGAAACGGGATATTGTTTGGCGAGTGCAAAAGCGCGCGCATCGTCTCGCAGCACATTGACCCCGATGCGGGTGCCGAGATCAAACCCGAATAGCCGGTCCAACACCCGCTCGACGTCTTCGGCACCGCCGAAATAGTTCTCGACCACGACCCCGTCCACGCCTTCGCCGGCCATGATGCGGGCCTCTTCTTCGGCCTGGGCGAGCTTGGCCGCGGGGCCATCACCGGCGAGGTGCAGCATGCCGAGGATCGGTTTCTGTGTCGTGAAGGTCTCGCCGAAGCGGCTCATGTCTTGTTCTCCTGCGTCGCGCTAGTCGGCGCGGTCTCGCGCCCCCAGCGCGTTGCGAATTTCATCTGGACTGCCGGCGAGTAGACGATCGACGTGCGCTCGACCAACCGGTCGTCGGCGTCGAGTACGTCTCCGCTGGCGCAAAGATAGCCCGGCACCTCAGGTGCCGGGACAAAGACCTCCCGCAGGCGCTCGGAAGCCGGAACGACAGTCAGCAGCAGTTCCGAACGCAAGGGGTGGCGGTCATAGTCGCGGCGCAAGACCTCATAGAGCGATTGCGCCGCGAAATCGTAGCGCTCGATGCCCGGATAAAGGGAAAGATCGAGCTGCGATGTGTCGACGTTCAGCCAGGTCACAGTGTCGCCGTTGGCAAGCCCACGGGCGCGCACCAGGAGCAGCTCGCCGTTTTCCACCCGATGTTCGAGCACCCGGGTTACCGGGCGCTGTCCCTGTCTGCGGGCGAGTTCCGAGAAGCTGCCGAAGTTCCAGATGTTGTGGCTGATCGGGCGGTGCGACACGATCGTCCCGCGGCCGCGAACCTGCTGGACCAAACCCTCCGAAACCAGAAGCGCCATCGCGTTGCGCACGGTCGTTCGGGCAATGCCGAACTGGTCGCGCAACTGGTTCTCCGAGGGAATGGCTTCGCCTTCGGAGAAATCACCGCTCAGGATCGCGGCGCGCAGCGCCCGATAGAGCTGCCGGTAGAGCTGCTCACTCGAATAGAGATCGAGGCGCAGCCGGGACAGTCTGTCGTCCGGATTTCCGTTTGCTGCGATGGTGGAGGCGTCTGGCATGGAAGGATGGGTCAAGGCAGGCTCCGGCGCGGTTCTGTTACTTCGTGGCTCCGTTTATCTTGAACTCTTCGACACCAGCCTGTTTCAAGCCGTAGCGATCGAGGATCTGTGCATAAGTGCCGTCAGCCTTCATCGCATCGAGGGCACCCTTGACCGCGTCGCGCAGCTGCCCGTTCGCCTTGGCGAAGGCGATGCCGTAGTGATTGATCTCGCCGACCTCGCCGATCTGGTAGAACTTGTTCGGCTCCTGCTTCATCAGGTCGAGAAGTCCTTCAAGGCCGATCACTGAGGCCTGGGCGCGGCCCTGGCGGATCTGCATGATGTGTTCGGCCTGGGTCGGGATCTGGATGACGGTGATCAGCTTGTCGGCAGGGCAGATGGACTTGCCGAGGTTTTCTGCCCAGGTGACCCAGCTCGTTCCGGTCGCAACCGCCACGGTCTTGCCGCAGAGGTCGGCCTCGGTCTTGATCTCGCCCTGGTGATCGGCGGTCGTATAAAAGACGTTGCCGGTCTTGAAGTAGTCGATGAAGTCGAGCTGCGTCTGGCGCTCCACCTTGTCGGAGAAGGCGGTCATGATCAGATCGGAGCGGCCGGTGACGACCTGCGGGATCAATTGCGGGAACTCGACGTTCTGGAACTCCGCGGTCAAGCCGAGCCGCTCGGCGATCGCCTTGGCCAGATCGATGTCGAAGCCCTTCAGTTCGGTAGAACCGGCGTCGCTGTATTCCATTGGCGGATAGGCAAGGCTGATCGTCACGTTCAGCTTGCCGGTATCGCGCACGGCGTCCGGCAGAGCGGCCGCGAGCTTCTCGTCGGCGGCGTGCACAAGGCCACCGCCAGCAAGGCTGATAAAGGTGGCGGAGGCGAGCCCCAGAACCATTGGCAGCAGTTGTTTCATTTTCAGTTCTCCCTCTTTTTGAACTCTTGTCTTCAGCCCAGCACACGGCTGAGGAAACTCCGCACGCGCGCGTCGCCGGGGTTGCTCAGAACTTGCGCGGGTACGCCCATTTCGCGGATTTCGCCGTCGATCATCACCACAACACGGTCGGCGACCTCGCGGGCAAAGCCGATCTCATGTGTCACGACGATCATCGTCGTGCCGCCACGCGCGAGGCTGCGCATGACTTCCAGCACTTCGCCCACAAGCTCCGGGTCGAGCGCGCTGGTCGGCTCGTCGAAGAGCATGACGCGCGGCTCCATGGCGAGCGCGCGGGCAATCGCCACGCGCTGCTTCTGGCCGCCGGAAAGCTGCGACGGATAGCTCGACGCCTTGGCCGCCATGCCAACCTGCTCCAGCAGGCCCATGGCACTGGCCTCAGCCTCAGTGCGGCTCAGGCCGCGCACCACCATCGGCCCTTCGATGACATTGCCGAGTACGGTGCGGTGGGCAAAGAGATTGAAGTGCTGGAACACCATGCCGAGCTGGCTCTGCTGGGCGCGCAGCCGCTTGACCGGCAATTCCTGAAGCGCGCCGCGGTTGAGCTCGTAGCCCATGATCGCGCCATCGACCCAGACGTAACCGCCATTCGGCGTTTCCAGATGGTTGATGCAGCGCAGGAAGGTGCTCTTGCCGCTGCCGGAGGGTCCGAGAATGCACAGCACCTCGCCATAGGCAACTTCCAGATCGAGACCCTTCAGGACCTCGTGGCTGCCAAAACTCTTGCGGATACCGACCGCCTTGACTGCGAGGCTCATGCTGCACCTGTGGTGGCGGGACGACGCGCCCATCCTTTGAACCAGCGGCGCTCGCTGGTTGCGGTTACGGCATCGCGGCCGAAATGACGCTCGAGATAATATTGGCCGATGGAGAGAACCGTGGTCCCCGCCAGGTACCAGACGGCGCAGACGAACAGCAGTTCGATGACGGCGCCATTGATGAAGTAGATGCGCTGCGCCGCGTTCAGCATTTCGCCCATGGCAATGGTGGCGGCGAGCGAGGAAAACTTCAGCATGCCGATGGCGCTGTTACCAAGAACGGGAAGGATCAGGCGCAAAGTCTGCGGCAGGATGATGCGCCGCATGGTCTGTCCGGGCGTCATGCCAAGCGTGTGGGCCGCTTCCTTCTGGCCCTTGTCAACCGAAGAGATACCTCCGCGCACCACTTCCGTCAGGTAGGAGCCTTCGTTCACGCCGAGACCGAGAACGGCAGCGACGAAGGGCGTCACCACATCGACCATGCGGGCATCAATGAGGCCGGGGATATAGAGGCGCGGGAAAACCAGAGCGATGTTGAACCAGATGAGAAGCTGCAGCAGCACCGGCGTGCCGCGGAAAACCCAGACGTATAGCCATGCGGCAAAGCGCAGGATCGGGTTTTCCGAAAGCCGCATGATGCCGAAGGCGAAACCGAGCAGGACACCGAGCACCAGCGCGCAGGCCGAAATCAGAAGCGTCCAGCCGAAGCCGGTGATGATGACGCCGGCGGTCAGGAACTCGCCGACCACCGTCCACTGGATTTGCCCGACGGCAAAGGCACGTCCGATCACGGCCAACAGCAGGATGACGAGACCGCCGCTGATCCAGCGTCCGGGGTGGTTCAGCCGGCGAATGGCGACATCCGGACCGGGAAGATCCGTCAGCGACAGCGCGGGCGTTGGATTTGACTGAGACTGGTGCATGGCATCCAATTGTAGGGTTAGGCCTACAACTTGATAGTGACACGCCTAAACAGAGTCAAGCTGGCGATCGGCGAATATTTCCGCCTGTGCATATTCGTGTTGAACGCGCTGCAGGCTTGGACCGTGTGATTGAAAAGCGAGGTCGCCGGCGCGTAGACAGGCAAGGGGGTTCCAGCTTCGGAAGCCACAAGCGTCGCGACGAGCTGGCACCCTCCGGGACGTACCCGCACGAAGGCTGCGGCGGACGACGGTATATCGGATCGTCTCTTGAGCAGAAAATGCGTAAGGGTGCAGCGCCCTTTAGGTGTTGCCGGTGTTTGCCCACGAGCCGGACCGCTTCAGCGAGCAAAGCCTCGCTATTCGGCAGATGCTGCGCTTGCGCTGGGCCATCCAGCGTTCAAGCCGAATGGCCCAAGGGCACGACCTACGCCCAGCCTCGAGCGGATGGCGTCAGGGACAGGGCGAGCGGATTGCCATGTCTCCCCTCGATCTGTTCCGCCAGGAGGAACGCGGTCGTCGGACCCAATGTGAAGCCCTGGTGGCCGTGGCCAAAATGGAACCACAGGCCCTTATGACGCGTCGGACCGACGACAGGCAGCATGTCAGGCATGCAAGGGCGGGTGCCCGACCACGGCGCGGTTTCGACAGGCTCGCGCAGGCCAAAAAGTTCGCGCGCGGCATTGGCGGCGTGCCGTATCTGTCGCGATGCAGGCGCAGTGCCCGGCGGTGCCATATGCGCACCGGTCAATACCCGCCATCCCGCGTTCATCGGTGCAACCAGCGTGGCATTGTCGACATCCAACATCGGCACGCGCGGCCCGTCATGGCCTGCAAAATGCCTGTGGTAGCCGCGCTTGAACACCATGGGTATGCGATAACCGAAGGTCTTCGCGAGCGTCGGCGACCATGGCCCCAAGGCAACGACCGCGTTTTCGGCGCACACCACACCATCCTCGGACGATACGCGCCAGGCGGCGCCATCTTGCCGCAAGGTCATGGCGTCACCGCGGACCAACGTACCGCCGCGCGCGACGAAGAGTGCGGCGTAGCGCGCAACCAACTCTCCCGGATCACGGCAGGTCCAGGGTGAGGTCCAATGGACGGCACCGGCGAGCCGGCGCTGTAGCGCGGGCTCGCTTGCTGCGAGCTCGTCTGTCCCAAGCACGTCTGACGGCACACCGTAGACAGTCTTCAGCCGGTCCGCGGCGATGGCTGCCGCATCGAATGTCACGGGCGAACGATAGACCGCGCGCCAGCCCTGGCGGGCAATCAGGTCGCCAGCCCCGGCGGGTTCGATGAAGCGCGCGTGATCGTCGCTCGCACGCAACGCCAACTGCGAATAGGCGGCGATGGTTCTCGCGTAGGGCGCAGGCGCAGACTGAGCGAAATAGCGCCAGAGTGGCTCCGCCAGCCGCGGCATATCACGCAGCCTCCAGTCGACGTCGTTGCCGCGCTTCAGCGCAACCCTCGCGATGTCGATCACAGAGCGAGGGAAGGCGTAGGGTTCGACGGCTTCGGTCTGGATGATGCCGGCATTGCCGAAGCTGGTTTCCCGCCCCGGCGCCTTGCGATCCAAGAGCACTACATGGTGCC contains:
- a CDS encoding sugar phosphate isomerase/epimerase family protein; translated protein: MKTIKGPGLFLAQFAGDAAPFNSWDAITKWAADCGYKGVQVPSWDARLIDLRQAATSKTYCDEFAGTARDNGVEVTELSTHLQGQLVAVHPAYDEAFDGFAAPEVRGNPKARQAWAVEQVKLALTASKNLGLNAMASFSGALAWPFVYPWPQRPAGLVETAFDELAKRWKPILDHAEENGVDICYEIHPGEDLHDGITYEMFLERTGNHARACMLYDPSHYVLQCLDYLDNIDIYKDRIRMFHVKDAEFNPTGRQGVYGGYQGWVNRAGRFRSLGDGQVDFGAVFSKMAANDFSGWAVVEWECALKHPEDGACEGADFVKHHIIRVTEKAFDDFAGGGTDEAANRRMLGI
- a CDS encoding carbohydrate kinase family protein → MTSFFIGDVALDEYYTADRWPGRADKGMVKELPAEAGGSIANAAVVHAGLGGKTQFISLLNDSPLSQRLIADLKENGVGVDHMLIDPAIPESRNLIFLVDGEHVVLTVEMGEQPMWLAPAALDELRQPGFLYTTLYRVRRLHARTDQGVVKQANLLADLRQHGRRVIFDLDVGGCTLEDMPYLTGAAVVIFNQVGFRAAFGHDEIMMIGDWMQQHEIDWVVRTLAAEGAEARNGDTILRVPGFPVDVVDVTGAGDTFGGTLTWCLSQGHTIEEALDFSVAAASRSVTIHGPRAGKATPEEMHRWLKDEGRSRSR
- a CDS encoding ureidoglycolate lyase, which gives rise to MSTADTVLARPVTAENFSRYGRLYDLTGDADPKAIWTVGDGWRDGFTRTPLIDGHGHLGVTRGGSAPWNCSAMERHPLTEEAIFCLAQPVVLAVAPASDADAPHRDDIEAFVVGPGQAVVMNRNVWHDACRGVSGPTPYYWMAVCGLGESPWVPVAGGPKRVQAAQSEGPVA
- a CDS encoding BtpA/SgcQ family protein, which produces MSRFGETFTTQKPILGMLHLAGDGPAAKLAQAEEEARIMAGEGVDGVVVENYFGGAEDVERVLDRLFGFDLGTRIGVNVLRDDARAFALAKQYPVSFIQVDSVAGHLPLDADEPFATELAARREDVSALLLGGVRFKYQPVLSGRPESEDVRIGASRCDGLVVTSDATGQPTDLDKVARFRAATGGATPLLIGAGLTEANAAKQLAKADGAVVGSWFKHDHKDTGRVEVAHVAGLMRVVRAIRSDA
- a CDS encoding GntR family transcriptional regulator, yielding MTHPSMPDASTIAANGNPDDRLSRLRLDLYSSEQLYRQLYRALRAAILSGDFSEGEAIPSENQLRDQFGIARTTVRNAMALLVSEGLVQQVRGRGTIVSHRPISHNIWNFGSFSELARRQGQRPVTRVLEHRVENGELLLVRARGLANGDTVTWLNVDTSQLDLSLYPGIERYDFAAQSLYEVLRRDYDRHPLRSELLLTVVPASERLREVFVPAPEVPGYLCASGDVLDADDRLVERTSIVYSPAVQMKFATRWGRETAPTSATQENKT
- a CDS encoding ABC transporter substrate-binding protein, giving the protein MKQLLPMVLGLASATFISLAGGGLVHAADEKLAAALPDAVRDTGKLNVTISLAYPPMEYSDAGSTELKGFDIDLAKAIAERLGLTAEFQNVEFPQLIPQVVTGRSDLIMTAFSDKVERQTQLDFIDYFKTGNVFYTTADHQGEIKTEADLCGKTVAVATGTSWVTWAENLGKSICPADKLITVIQIPTQAEHIMQIRQGRAQASVIGLEGLLDLMKQEPNKFYQIGEVGEINHYGIAFAKANGQLRDAVKGALDAMKADGTYAQILDRYGLKQAGVEEFKINGATK
- a CDS encoding amino acid ABC transporter ATP-binding protein, with the protein product MSLAVKAVGIRKSFGSHEVLKGLDLEVAYGEVLCILGPSGSGKSTFLRCINHLETPNGGYVWVDGAIMGYELNRGALQELPVKRLRAQQSQLGMVFQHFNLFAHRTVLGNVIEGPMVVRGLSRTEAEASAMGLLEQVGMAAKASSYPSQLSGGQKQRVAIARALAMEPRVMLFDEPTSALDPELVGEVLEVMRSLARGGTTMIVVTHEIGFAREVADRVVVMIDGEIREMGVPAQVLSNPGDARVRSFLSRVLG
- a CDS encoding amino acid ABC transporter permease, whose product is MHQSQSNPTPALSLTDLPGPDVAIRRLNHPGRWISGGLVILLLAVIGRAFAVGQIQWTVVGEFLTAGVIITGFGWTLLISACALVLGVLLGFAFGIMRLSENPILRFAAWLYVWVFRGTPVLLQLLIWFNIALVFPRLYIPGLIDARMVDVVTPFVAAVLGLGVNEGSYLTEVVRGGISSVDKGQKEAAHTLGMTPGQTMRRIILPQTLRLILPVLGNSAIGMLKFSSLAATIAMGEMLNAAQRIYFINGAVIELLFVCAVWYLAGTTVLSIGQYYLERHFGRDAVTATSERRWFKGWARRPATTGAA
- a CDS encoding NAD(P)/FAD-dependent oxidoreductase, whose protein sequence is MTISIVLGAGMVGVSTALALQENGHHVVLLDRKAPGRETSFGNAGIIQTEAVEPYAFPRSVIDIARVALKRGNDVDWRLRDMPRLAEPLWRYFAQSAPAPYARTIAAYSQLALRASDDHARFIEPAGAGDLIARQGWRAVYRSPVTFDAAAIAADRLKTVYGVPSDVLGTDELAASEPALQRRLAGAVHWTSPWTCRDPGELVARYAALFVARGGTLVRGDAMTLRQDGAAWRVSSEDGVVCAENAVVALGPWSPTLAKTFGYRIPMVFKRGYHRHFAGHDGPRVPMLDVDNATLVAPMNAGWRVLTGAHMAPPGTAPASRQIRHAANAARELFGLREPVETAPWSGTRPCMPDMLPVVGPTRHKGLWFHFGHGHQGFTLGPTTAFLLAEQIEGRHGNPLALSLTPSARGWA